In Castanea sativa cultivar Marrone di Chiusa Pesio chromosome 6, ASM4071231v1, a single window of DNA contains:
- the LOC142639717 gene encoding uncharacterized protein LOC142639717, protein MNALGWNCGGLGNPRLVRVLRELVQRWKPKIVFLSETNLKKNRMEKEKFKTGLLNGLIVSSVGRSGALAMLWSRDLTVEVQGYSRNFIDVVVTNSESEFKWRITGFYGNSETHCRKETWDLLKSLSQKDQLHWLCFGDFNEILSVEEKLGGPPRAQRQMDDFREAIHHCKFKDLGYCGPDFTWCNMQEGDRRTYLRLDCALATLEMD, encoded by the coding sequence ATGAATGCATTAGGTTGGAACTGcggggggcttgggaaccctcGGTTAGTTCGAGTGTTGCGCGAGCTCGTGCAACGTTGGAAGCCCAAGATTGTCTTCCTCTCAGAGacaaatttgaagaagaatcggatggaaaaagagaagtttAAAACGGGTTTGTTAAATGGTTTAATTGTTTCTAGTGTTGGGAGAAGTGGGGCTTTAGCTATGTTATGGAGTAGGGACTTAACGGTGGAAGTCCAAGGATATTCAAGAAATTTTATTGATGTAGTGGTGACTAACTCGGAATCAGAATTTAAATGGCGGATTACTGGTTTTTATGGGAATTCTGAAACCCATTGTAGAAAAGAAACATGGGATCTTTTGAAAAGCCTTAGCCAAAAGGATCAACTCCACTGGTTATGttttggtgattttaatgaaattttgtcGGTAGAGGAGAAATTAGGGGGGCCTCCAAGGGCGCAAAGGCAAATGGATGATTTTAGAGAAGCAATACACCATTGTAAGTTCAAGGATCTTGGTTACTGTGGTCCTGACTTTACTTGGTGTAATATGCAAGAAGGTGATCGCAGAACATACCTTAGACTGGATTGTGCCTTGGCCACTCTTGAAATGGATTGA